From Aegilops tauschii subsp. strangulata cultivar AL8/78 chromosome 5, Aet v6.0, whole genome shotgun sequence:
AAACAATCGCTCTCCTACTCTTAATCTTAGAGACCTGCCAGTGGAGGTCAAGTAAGTGCACTTGAAATATTCTCATCTCAATTTTGAATCAGTGCTATCTGTCAACACCAATAAGTAATAGCTCTCCACGACCTCAAACAATGCATAATCAATCTAGCATTCGTTTTGTTTTTACGCGCTGAAAGCAAGCTGCCATTCGTTGACAAGATGCACAACTCTCTTCTTCTGGCATAGCAGCTGGGCAGCGCCCATTATAACTAGTCCTCGTGTGACTTGGGTTCTCCACCATTCCAACCTCCAGCAACCATGAAGCTCATTCTCGCGCTCTCCATTCTCTTCCTCTCCTGCATCCATGGCGTGAGCTCCGACTCACGCTTCTTCACCGCCATGTATTCCCTCGGGGACTCCTACATCGACGCGGGCAACTTTCTGATCATGGCCGCTGCGATGGTGCCGGCTGTGCCCGTCGTGCATGACAAGCTTCCTTACGGGATGACCTTCTTTGGCCACCCCACAGGCCGCCTCAGCGACGGCAGAAACACCATCGATTTCATCGGTAAGTCGTTGAGCCATCTGATCCATTGTACTCCTTAATTTATCGTTTTGATATGATTTGACTCTTAAAGCATTGAATGAACTCATTGAAGTTTGAGTGCATTGTAGCCCAGGAGTTTGGTCTCCCCCTTCTTGGACCCTCCCTGCTGAATGACTCGGACGCCTCCAAAGGCGTAAACTTCGCTGTCGGCGGCGCACCGGCGATCGACGTCGACTACTTCGAGAAGAACAACATAGTTCAGTTTAAGCTTCTGAACAATTCTCTGAGCGTGCAGCTGGGTTGGTTCGAGCAACTCAGGCCAGCGATTTGCAACAAGACCGAGACCTCAGGTCAGTGACTCGCTCTCCGGTCTATATTATATATTATGGACTTTATGGTGTAATTACTTACTGTCTACGTACAAGTCAAATGCTGAGCAACTTGTTAATACAGGGTGCGAAGGTTGCTTCAGTAAGTCTCTCTTCTTCGTTGGGGAGTTTGGAGTGAACGATTACAACTTCCTATGGTTTGCCGGCAAGACTGAGGACGAAGTGATGTCGCATGTACCTACAGTTGTCCAAAACATTGCCACGGCCGTGGAGGTATATTTGAGAGCCGTTTTTGCTTTGTACAACACATCGGATTTTCTGAGACCCGTTTTTTGCTTTGTACTACAACACAACAGATTTTCTGAGAGCCGTTTGTTTACTATGTAATCTAACTAGTAGGGTGATCTCTAACATTAGAAGGCAAGAGTTGACTTTGGCCTTCAAAGGGTTCGTATTGTCTTTGCACATCACATCTCAAATTAGTTTCTTTATCTCGAGATGCACACCCTGGGATGATCTCTAACctcttactccctccgttccaaaatagatgaccgaactttgtactaatttcgtattaaagttagtataaagttgggtaCCGAGGCTTTCCTCGGGTCTCTAGCTAGGTGGCCAGCTGTAAGTCAGGTAGCCGTAGGAGTGCTGGTACAAGTAGTGGACGGTGGGCCGTTGCGTCACGGCATGTAATCACCTGTAAGACATTGGTGGCAGGGGCTCTTTACCCCCTCTCCTTCTCTAATATATGATACACACGCTCGTGCATATCCTCAAAAAGagaaagttgggtcatctattttgaaacgaaGGGAGTAGAAGGTAAGGGTTGACTATGACCTATCAGAGCTATAACTTATTGATTAGACGCACACCTCACATTAGGGTGGTCTCTAACATTAGAAGGAGTATATTGTCTTTGCACATCACATCTCAGAGCTATAACTTATTGATTAGACGCACACCTCACATCAGTTAGAAGTAGTCAAATGGGCCAATTGATTTTTTTCAAGGCAGGGAACTAATTAGAATTGTTGTTATCCTTCGCACAAGATTGGCATAAGCACAATAGGGTACACTTATGTTTGGTAAGAAAAAAGGTTCATGATTTAGTGTTTTGAAATAGAATATGGATTTAACATATAAATTCAAAGGATTATTGTTTAAAATGGAATATAGTTTCAGAGTTAAATGTGACACAATTATCTCCTTTTTCTAGAAGGAAAAAGTACATTTTGGTCCTTGGACCTTGGGCAAGTTTAACTTTGGTTCCTAAACtttaaaaccgaaaaaaaaccttAATTTCAACACAAGATATGTTTATTCCTTTACTCCACTAAAAGAAATTTGTTCGATGACGCAGTGATTGTTTTGCCCACGTGGCAACCCAGTCAACACAAATACAAATAATAAACACAAAAAATATAGAATAAATCATGTTTGGAAGAATGTGAAGATTTATGATGAAATACCGATTCTTAGAAAAAAATATATACCTGTATGTGCTTTTTAAATCAGAAAAATACGATCTAAGTCTAGGAAAACACCAGAAAACTATGTATTTTAAAAAGAAGTAGGAAAACCAGAAGTATTGTAGAAAAATTCAGAAATACTGCTTGAGCATTCACCATATTTCATGATTCTCCATTAATGTTCCtcaaatttttatttttttcttttctttttctaaTGTTTTATTTTAAAATTGGGAAATTTCGCATAATTTGTCTTAAAATTCTAGTTTTCTTCCAAGGTATTCCTAATTCCAAATCAATTATCCCTTTCTtgatttctaattacttattatTTGTTCTGAATGGGTTACATGCGCGAAAACGAAACAAGCACCACATCATCCACCAAACCCTTTTCAGATAGGTGAGATACCACATATATCCAATTTTAAAAGCCGAGTGTAAAGTTTGTTGGGTTTTAGAGTTTTATAAGATTAAAACTGGATTTAAATAATAGTCAAGTGATTGAAAATGGACACTGAAGCTTGAATACAATACCACACCGCAGCATGCTATAAACTTCAGATTGTGTGGTTTAAATGTAGTCTAGAATACATATCTCACACTTAAGAAAAGCATCATGTATTGCAACTATTGAACTAACTTTGTGCAAGATTGGTACATCCACAAAATTCGATTGAGGACTGTTGGATATGGTTGTATGGAAGGATACACCCGCCTAATATTGTTCTCTTTGAGGTGTGTACCTTGATTAACTGTTGCTATCCTTACTAGAGGTCTAGATAGATTGACGGCTTAGATTGAAACCCGCTCTTACCTCTGGATTGGTAAGGACTGCACCCTGATGAAGATCTTCTATATCCATGCTGACAGACTTTCTTCCTGTTTCAAATAACCTGTAATGCATTCAGGCTCCGTACTGATCAGCACTGAATTTTGCATTTGAACCAGTGTTGTGCCCTGTTGGTTAGTTTGATTGATGATGAATAAAAAGCATGACTAAACCGTGTTGGTTCACCTTGGCACCACAGGGGCTCATCAAAGGAGGCGCGGTCTACGTGGTGGTGCCGGGGAACCCACCGCTGGGGTGCTCACCCACCATGCTGACGAGCCGCTCCGGCCCCAACACGACGGAGTACGACCCCATGGGCTGCCTCATCGACGTCAACCGCGTGGCCACGGTCCACAACTCCCGGCTCCGCGCCGCAGTCGTCTCTCTCAGGGGCAGGTACCCCCGTGCCACCATCATCTTGGCCGACTTCTACAGCCCCATCATCAAGATCCTCCGCAACCCCAGCCATTACGGTAAGGACTCTTTGGTTGCACTAGTATGTACTCCTATTGACCTTTGCTTTTTGCGGCGTGGCCAGCCACTGAGCTGCCTGGGAATTTTGCTGCAGGGGTGACCGAGGCGGACGCTCTCCGGGCTTGCTGCGGAGCCGGCGGCACGTACAACTGGAACGGCAGCGCCATCTGCGGCATGCCGGGGGCGACCGCATGCATTAACCCGTCGGCGTTCGTCAACTGGGATGGAGTTCACTACACGGAGGCCACCAACGGGTACATCGCCGACTGGTGGCTCCGCGGCCCTTTCGCCGACCCGCCTATAATGAGTGTTGTGCGCTACTAAAGTGGAGGAGAAACTTGAAAACCATTACAGGCGAGGCGACACGTGAATGccttagtttttttttttgagggataCGTGAACGCCTTAGCTAGTATCGCGGATGAAAGTAAATGTTGATGTCAACACTATGCTCATATTATTTGGATTGAAACGAGGTGCTGGGGCATCGAAACAGGGCCGAAGCAAACTTGCTAGTGATTTTTTTTTTTCTTGCGGGTATCTTGCTAGTGATTTTCAGCAGGCAATAACTACTTTTCCAAATCTACTCCAGTTCAAAATAAGAAATAATCTTCTATATGTACTAGTGATTCAAAAATAAGAGACGACTTAGGATAAAACCAGAATTTCGAATAATTTCGAACAGAAGAGTAGCTATACTAAATGTTTACTTTCACAAAAGAAGCCGCTAGTACATATTTATTACTTCCTCCAACCCATATTAATTGTCGTGTTGTCACGGCTTTAATACAACTTTAGTACTATAAAGTTGTATGTACTAAAACTGTGACAATTAATATGGATATGAAGGAATAGCAAATTCTATTGAGACTCCGGTTAAATAATAAATATTCATCCTCCCTCATGACCTCTAAATCTTTTGACAtgcacaacaaagatttattcgaACGATGTTATAGGATGTTCAGGCTAAATGACTTGCAAAAGACATTTTTTTTGGGCGTGTGGTGGCTAACATCGGGATATATAGTAAATACAAGTAAAACATAATGTACATGTTTTCCAGTTATTACTGAGCCCAAGTCGCAAAAACATTTGTCATACACTAGAAGTAACTATATATATGCTTACCTAGTGATACACTATACACTATTATTAAGTTATTTGTTAGTGTGTATGATGTTGGAAATCTCTAACATAATATTTAATGATAGTAGAAAAAAATATGAACACACACATACATTTTAAAACATGTAATTTATGAAGAATGTACAATTTAAATTTAAGAGAAAGAATTTTTTGATTGACATACATGACGATTTTGGAGCAATTCAGAGAGTAACAATATTTAGCAACATTATTATGTGGTTAACTATGATAGATAAGTAACAGAAAATTATGCTCACTAAAAATATATTATGTTTTTTCTGTTACAAAAACCACGATAGTACACGATTAGTTTAAATAAATATAAAAATTTAGCATAAAAATTATTTACATTCACACTGGGTCAAAAGGTTGACCGGAATAGCCCTCGAGTAAGATTGTCTCTCCGTCCTCGAGGAAGCCCAGGTCGACCTCCCCATCTTTGAGGAAGCCCGGGTCGACTTGCCCGTCGGAGGAACAAGCTCTTAGTCATGCCGTTTTGGCAGCTGCAACACATCAACGCCATGTTGGACTATGGCGTGCGCACGGTGATCCACCGACACAAGGAAACGACGACAAACGACTCATGTTTGCTAATCCACTGCGACCAAATCCAAATAAGAACCCGAGCACAAAAAGCGCGAAAGAATTGGATGATGACTATCTCTTGATGTTCTTTTATCTGGAGACACAACTGGTTGAAAATTTTGAACCAATAATTTGATCACTAATGCTTTCTTTGCATTATATGTTGCACTTGGGACACCACCTAGTTATATATGTCACTTTGTATGATGTTTGAAAACTTTGAAGCAAAGTTGATGATAACGTAGGTGCTTAATTAAGACCAAAGTTCGATATACTTGGTGATGTAGATACTGAAATCACTGACTATGAAGATAAACTGCTTAGCCTATTTTGCCACCATTGTTCATAGAGAAATAGAGGAAGTGAATACAAGCATTTAGTCATGCCTATCCAGACACTTTTTCTTACTCAACATAAATTTTAGTTGAACTTCTATGTTTTAGGTTGTATTATTCTGTCTGTTATGTCAGGAGATGACGCAGATTATTAGTGTTTGGTTATTGTTCATGAGCCTTTACAGATGTTGCTTTAGTTGGCTTAGCTCAATTGACGATTCAGCTAACTGAGATACTTGAATGTAAGATTAACCCAAGTTTGGCATGGCTATGGATACCACTCACCAAGGCGAGGGGATCGACCGAAGCTGATTGTGTGGGCAAGCACATGAGGTAGGAACATTTGTTTTGGCTGGAACTATGCATATGTTGCTAATTTTTGTAAGAAGTATGCAATTGCGCGACTCCCGGCCTCCTCTGTGGCGGTAAGCGGCAAACCGTCCCAACGATTCTTGATTTTAGCGGCATGGCTGGTCTTCGCGATGACGATGAGCAGACCTTGGCTACGATGTGCCGAAGGTTAGCAGAACTGGCGTCGTTGACCAAGCCCCTGCCTAGATTTCCTCTCGGATCCGACCTCGGGAATATGTGTGTGCGTGCGTCTCAGCTATGGGTGTCGGTGTCTCTGGTGGTTGCAAAGTGCGATGGCGTGGTACTAGTGCGACTGTTGGGCTGGTTGCGTGCGTGTTTGTGGCCTGTTGCCGGTTGGTAACATGTGAGGGTGGTCTCTCGGATCTAAGGCGTCTGCCTCAGCCATGGTGGACGGTGCTGCCCTGCGGCGGGTAGTGAGTGGATGGTGGGTGTTGGCGGCAGTATGTGGAGCATTTCGTCCTTCTTTCATGTCCGATTTGAAGGTGGTTGCCTCACCTAGCTACTTTGCCATTCGGATCTAGGACTTGCCGGTCCTAGCCGTGGGGTGGCATGTCTCTGGTGGTGGTTTGGATTTTGGGAGAAATCCCTGGCTCGTCGACGGCCACAACGACAACGACATCCGCGAATGTTGATCCCCTTCTTGGAGGCATTGTCAAGGACCCCTTCCTTCTCATCCCTTGGTTCCTAAGTGAAAACTCAATCCTTTCCGGACTTGGCGGCAGCGACGTGCGGTGTTGTCCCCTTCTTGGAAGCGCCGCTGTGGGATGAAGGGGTTGTGAGTGTGCTGGGCCATTGATGACAGGTATTCGGCGATACTTGGGACCTGCTCTGGCGATGCCTCCCTTTGATTTTCGCTCCTTCTGATGCGTCGTACCGATCACTTACGTCAACATGGACATCGGCGGTGTTGACCATGCGACGAGCTTGGCATGGTTAGGTGGTCACGCTTGGTTTCTGCCCCTTGGCGACCTTCCTGTCTGATTCTGTTTGAGCTCTAAGGCGAGCGGCTCTGCATGCTGACGGTGCGACGCTCTTCGAACCAAGGCGAGAGGGCAGGTGGGCCTCTTTAGCAGCGGAGATGGAAGTCAGCACGACTTGGTTCCCACCTCCTTCACTctgctcacttcatgtttctcacTATATCTGTTCCATTGCTATGGCGACTTGGTGGATGAGGACCTTGACGATCAAGTTGAGctcttttgttttattttttgtttgctTGTTCTGCCGTGTGTCTTGTAAGCTGATCATGGAGGTTTCTCAAGGCGTCACTTATTTCACGCGGGCCCTCGGCCTTCTTTCTAAAGAAAATCTTAATTAACTAGTACTCAGAGGTGATACTCTAACATTAGCCACAGTACGCTCGTACTAGTTTGATGCTTTTATGATTACTTGTATTTCATCTTTTTTTCCTTCTGAGTTTGGACTTGGTTTGACGATGGATACTTATACTTTTTATACTATGTAATAAGGGCATCTCTACCGTCAACCCGCAAAAATCTTCCCGCATCCGTCCGCGGATAGGAGGGACCAGTCTGCGAACATGGATGCAGGAGGTCGACATCCAACGCTAGCCGCATATATTTCAAACTATTTTTCAGcaaaccggatgaaattcatgcaaacacggtcGGAATTCGtataaacatgacggatttcatacAAACACGGCGGACTTAACTACATTTAGAACAAAAAAGAGACCCGCCCCTAAACCTATCCTACGACGGCGGCGCCCAGCGTCCAAGCCCGTGTCGTCCTCCTCCCGCCGTCTCCGTGAGCATCGACGATAAGACCGATGAAGTGAAGGTGAGGTCTCCGGGAGGAAGAGTAAAACACGGGAGACGTACCGACCCACATGGGACAAAAGGCACCGCCGCCTCCCGTggcctactcatcctcggaggagtccgcACTCCGTCCGTCGCCGGTGGACGTGAGGTCCACGATGAAAATGGTGGCGCCGGCGCGTAGGAGGCGAAACTGGCGTTGTTCTCCTCCGCGATCACCTAAAATTGCGCCTCCGCGGCGGCCGCTTCCAGGCGAGCGGCGGCTTGAGCGCGGACGACATAGTAGATGGCACGCTGCTCCGCCATGAAGGTGGGGTTTGCCGCGGCCATGGCCGCCACGGCCTCCTCGCTCGTGCGCTCGCCATAGATCTGGCCCTCCACCAACCGGTGCCGCTCCAGGAGGAACATGTTGTACCGCTGTTCCTCCTGTCCCTGCTGGAACGCCGACAAAGGCGCTGGTGCAGGCTGCACCTCCGCCATGACGGCGTTGAACTGCGTCTGCGCCTgctccatgatgaagccggcgtGCACAGGAGGCGCGAGAGACGGGGCGGAGTCGTCGGAGCCCGTCTCCATCGTGGTGTCGTCGTCGTCGGAGACCTCAGGCAAGCTGGCTGGCAAGCCAGCCTTGATCCGCGTGGCACGGCGGCTATGCCAGGCGGCGGCAAGGGCGGCCACCGCTTGCTTCATCTCCGGTGACAGACCGTCCGACAGTGCTTTCCCCTGGCGATTATGGCGGATGCAGTGCAAGGGAGGAGGATGTGGAGGAGCTGGTGTTATGGTGTGGAGTTAGCCGGGTGTGGTTGCCTTTGTATAGCGGATTTCGGTGAGGCGAGGCGTTCGGGTGCGTCAATGCGCGGCCCCAGAGTGCGTTTCTCGGCCGGCGAGCCCGCTTAATGGCGGCAGACGGACGGACAACGGCATTGAACGGACGCGGTAGATATCCGTCCCGTCGAGTCACGTGTCTCCGACATTGAATAGGCGCGGACACCGAGGACGCGTCGGGGCGACGCCATCGGTCAGCGTGCCGCTTTAATGGCGGAGGCAGTGAGAGGTTGTGTCCGCCCTGAGCCCCCTTCAATGTTAAGCGGCGCGCTCTAcagcggcatgaatgcgggcagttGGCGCTGGGCGGGAGCGCGCGGGGGAGGGGAGGGCTTTTCTGGGACAGGGCGGTCAGAAACGGGTTTCGGATCGGTCCAGACTCCCGCAAATCTCTCCACGTTTGTCTCCGATTTGCGAGAGAAATCGCGTTCGGACCGCTTCACGGACCGATACAGGTCGATGTTGAATGGCTTCCGCGGTCCGAACGGTTGCGGGAGATTTACAGGTCCACCTTAAAGATGGCCTAAAGCGCCCCTTATTAAAAAAACACTCACAGACTCGACCACCGGCCCTCACGAATGTGGCCAACATATTTTTTTTTTCTTCATCAATGGAACGTGCTTTGTTCCCATGGCCAGTAAGTGCTGCTGTTTGAAAGTTGAAACGCCTACTAGTTCATCGTGGTGGGGAACTTCTTCTGATCGCCAGGGTTTAACGCTTCCGCCGGAGGCGATATACAAGGAGCGCCATTAGATCGCCCACCCACCAACTGGAGTCGCGCGGGACTGATTCTCTCCGGTGCTTTGCTGCAATGGGCCCGGTGGTTCCTTTTGATATCTGTGCATCTCCACGAACCTCAAACTGTGTAATAAGCTTTGTAGCTCCGTCAAAAACTGCTTGATACCTAATTCCAACATGGCTGGCTGCTCAAGTCTGACCTGGAAACTAGTCTACCCGGTATGATTCGTTGCTTCGTTTCGATAGAATGCATTGGGGAACCCCTATGTTTTTAAAAAAAGCACATAAAGGAGAACACAAGTCTGTGTTCACGTCTACTCAATCTTAATTAATAActatagtaacattagcaaccgTATTAGCTCGTACAGTACCAGTTTAGGAGCTCTTGTCTTAATTAGAAATACAATAACTCCACAACTGCAAACCCTATTCAGAAAACGACAGCACGCCACTCGGCTGACTAACAAAGCAAGACCATTTCCTTTTCGAGAATGGCAGCTGGGGCTGCCTCTCACTATAATTAGCCCTCGAGGGCCCTTGATATTTCTCCAGCATTCAAGTTTTAGCAGCCATGGGACTCGCTCTCGCGCTCTCCTTTCTCCTCTGCTTCTGTCTCCATGGCCTGAGCTCGGGCTCGCCCTACTTCACCTCATTGTTCACCCTTGGAGACTCCTACATCGATGCCGGCAACTTCGTGATCATGGCTCCTCCGGCGGTGCCCGTGTGGCACGACAGACCTCCCTACGGCATGACCTTCTTCGGGCGCCCCACGGGCCGCCTCAGCGACGGGCGAGTCACCGTCGATTTCATCGGTAAGTTGAGCCATCTTGTTCGTTGCATCAACGGAATGATTTTCTCAGAGTTAGACTTGATGGGATCTGATTATCTGGACATGCTGCATGCATCCTTTTTTGGAGTCTGAGTACACGTCCTGTTTTGGTTTGGTACCAGCCGAGCAGTTTGGTCTCCCTCTTCTTCGAGCTTCCCTGCTAAACAGGTCGGACAACGTCTCCAGAGGCATCAATTTTGCCGTCGGGGGCGCGACGGCGATCGACGTCGACTTCTATGAGAGGAGCAAATTGGTTCAGTTCAAGCTTATAAACAATTCTCTGAACGTGCAGTTGGACTGGTTCGAGGAACTCAGGCCAACGATTTGCAACAAGACCGTAGGTATGTGGCATGCCCTCCAGTCTAGCCATTGCACCCTGCCAGTTACATACTGAAAAACTGCTTGATAACAAGGTGAATGCTTCAGTAAAGCCCTCTTCTTCGTTGGGGAGTTTGGAGTGAATGACTACAACTTCCTGTGGAATGCCGGGAAGACTGAACACGAAGTGAGATCCTATGTACCCAAAGTTGTGAAAAATATTGCCGTGGCCGTGGAGGTACATTATTGTGCAACTTGTTCAGCTTGGATTTAAATGTTTTGTACACAACAcacgtactccctccgtaaagaaatataagttGCCTTGTAACAACGTTAAGACGTGACACCACGCTAAACCATTGCCGTGCGTTTGCTTTGGTACCACAGAGGCTCATCAAAGGAGGTGCAGTTTACGTGGTCGTACCGGGGAATCCGCCGAACGGGTGCTCACCCACCATGCTGACGACCCGCTCGAGCCTCAACAAGACGATAATGTACGACCGCATCGGCTGCCTAAGCGACATCAACCGCGTGGCCAAGTACCACAACTCCATGCTCCACGCGGCGATTCGCGTTCTCAGGGGCAAGTACTCGCATGCCAGGATCATCTACGCCGACTTCTACGGCCCGATCATCACAATCCTCGAAAACCCAAGCCGATTCGGTAAGGACCAGAAAGTTTGCAGGGATTCTGTGTCCGTGTTGCTGACCCTTGCTTGCTACTGTGGAGTCACTGAGTTTTCTTCAAAAACTCGATCAATATGCAGGAGTCACCGGCGACGACGCTCTACGGGCTTGCTGCGGAGGCGGCGGGGCATACAACTGGAATGCCAGTGCTGTCTGCGGCATGCCGGGGGTGACGGCCTGCAAGAATCCCTCGGCGTTCGTGAACTGGGATGGGATTCACTACACGGAGGCTACATACCGCTTCATCGCCGAAGGATGGCTCCACGGTCCTTTTGCCGATCCGCCAATACTAAGTGCTCTTCGCTACTAGAGAAAAGACTTAATCGAAACCATTATAGACAACAGAAGGAGTTCATGAATATGTTAACATCATATTTTAGAAGGAattaatggtggtggtgatgagaGTCATAGAGGATCGACGATGACGTCGTGGAGGCTCGGTGGTGCCACGGGAGAGAGGGTAAGTCTAGTGTTCGAACGACAAGTAGTTATGTTTTCTTACAGTGGATTGTTGAGAATGTCATTAATCGGAGGCGGTTTCACACCAAAAACCACCTTAGTAACACATGTATGTGATTTCTCTGAGGAAACCATCTTGAAT
This genomic window contains:
- the LOC109776739 gene encoding GDSL esterase/lipase At5g45910-like, yielding MKLILALSILFLSCIHGVSSDSRFFTAMYSLGDSYIDAGNFLIMAAAMVPAVPVVHDKLPYGMTFFGHPTGRLSDGRNTIDFIAQEFGLPLLGPSLLNDSDASKGVNFAVGGAPAIDVDYFEKNNIVQFKLLNNSLSVQLGWFEQLRPAICNKTETSGCEGCFSKSLFFVGEFGVNDYNFLWFAGKTEDEVMSHVPTVVQNIATAVEGLIKGGAVYVVVPGNPPLGCSPTMLTSRSGPNTTEYDPMGCLIDVNRVATVHNSRLRAAVVSLRGRYPRATIILADFYSPIIKILRNPSHYGVTEADALRACCGAGGTYNWNGSAICGMPGATACINPSAFVNWDGVHYTEATNGYIADWWLRGPFADPPIMSVVRY
- the LOC109776738 gene encoding GDSL esterase/lipase At5g45910, whose translation is MGLALALSFLLCFCLHGLSSGSPYFTSLFTLGDSYIDAGNFVIMAPPAVPVWHDRPPYGMTFFGRPTGRLSDGRVTVDFIAEQFGLPLLRASLLNRSDNVSRGINFAVGGATAIDVDFYERSKLVQFKLINNSLNVQLDWFEELRPTICNKTVGECFSKALFFVGEFGVNDYNFLWNAGKTEHEVRSYVPKVVKNIAVAVERLIKGGAVYVVVPGNPPNGCSPTMLTTRSSLNKTIMYDRIGCLSDINRVAKYHNSMLHAAIRVLRGKYSHARIIYADFYGPIITILENPSRFGVTGDDALRACCGGGGAYNWNASAVCGMPGVTACKNPSAFVNWDGIHYTEATYRFIAEGWLHGPFADPPILSALRY